Part of the Verrucomicrobiia bacterium genome, CATGGCCGGGGTGTTCGTACTGCCGTTCCTTTCTTTCGCGCAGACCGCGACCTGGCGCACGAGCGAGACCCTTTTCCATCGCGCTTTGGAAGTGAACCCCCGCAATTACCTGGCCATGAACGATCTCGGCGTTTATTACGAAGAGAAGGGAAGGCATGCGGAAGCTTCCGAGATGTTTTCGAGGGCACTTGGCGTTTCCTCCAAGCAAAGCGACCTCTACAACAACATGGGCACCGTTCTTTTCCTGCAGGGCAAAAACGACGAGGCGCTGGAATATTTTAAAAAATCCGTGGACTTGAATCCGTACAATCCCCGCGCGCAGAATAACATCGGTAACATCCTGGTCGAACGGCAGGATTTTTCCGGGGCGGAGGGCCATTATTCCAAGGCCCTCGAAATGCAGCCCGGCTACACGCACGCTTACAACAATAAAGGCGTCCTGCTCTCGCGGGAGGGAAAGCCGCAAGAAGCGCTTGATTATTTCAAGCAGGCCGTGGCTTCAGACAAGCAAAACGCGGTGGCGGAAAAAAATTGGGCCAATGCGCTCGTGCAGCTGGACCGGCGCGAAGAATCGCTGGCCCATTTCGCACGCGCCGTGGAAATCAACCCCGACGACGCGGAAGGCTGGAACAATCTCGGGGCTACGTTTTCCGAATTAGGCAGGCATGGGGAAGCGCTTCCTTATTATCTGAAGGCGCTGGAAAAAGCGCCGCGCTTTGCGACGGCCTATTACAACGCAGGCCATGCCTGCCTCTTGACCGGGCAAAACCAGGCGGCGCGGGATTTTTTCAGCCGCGCGCTCGCGCTCAAGCCGGATTACGAGAAAGCCAAGCTGGGATTGACCCTGCTGGACGAAGCCTCACGGAACCCGCCCGCGGGCGGCGGAACCTCTTGATCTTGAAGCGGCGGCCCCGGGCTGCCGATTGCAAAGCGCTTTTTCATCGTGTACCGTTAAACAGGAAAGGGAGCTCATGAACGCATCCGCGAAATTCTTGTCCGGGTTTTTTGCCGCCGTCTTCGTTTTTACTTCCGGATTTTCTTACGCGGAAGAGCCTTCCGCGCAAGCGCACCGGTACGGCCTGGAATCCGGAGTCGTGAAATACGACATTACCGGCGCGCAGACCGGTAACGAAACGGTTTCTTTCGACCAGTGGGGGCGCCGCGAATCGCGCAAGACGAGCGTGAACGGCGGCAAGAACAAAAAGGGGGAAACCTTTCTCACGCTTTTCTTTCCGGACTTTATTTATTTCGTGGACCTCGCGAAAAAAAGCGGCCACAAATGGAAAAATAATTTCTGGGATACGTTCCCGGAAGGCGAGTACACGTCTGAGGCCATCCAGAAACTCGGCGGCAAAAAAACCGGAACCGAAGACATCCTGGGCAAAACCTGCGACGTCTGGGACATCCCGGCCGCCCAGACCCATCTCTGGGTCTGGAACCGCATTCCCCTCAAGATGACGCGGCAGATCCAGGAAGGTGAAATCGTTTCGGCGGCAAGCGCGCTTCAGGAAAATGTTGCCGTGCCTGAAGAAAACTTCGCGGTTCCGGAGGGCGCGGACATCAAAGAAACAGGGGATCAAAGCATTCCATCCATTACTTAGTTCTTGAGGAGGGCTTCATGCCGTGGAAAAAATGCAACGTCTGCAAGAAAGAAATCCCGCTCGGGGGAACCTATTACCGCTGTTCGGTGAGCACCTGCCGCAATAAAGTCACCGGCCTTTTTTTCTGCTCCATGCTCTGCTACGACGGGCACCTGGGCTTTGCCCGCCACCGCAGCTCCTACTGCGAGGAAGAAACAGCCCCGGCGGCCTGAATAGCTAGAAGGTTTTAACTTTCGGTATTTCCAGGGGTTAGCCGCAATCCCTTTGCGGCCTCTGGACTTCAGTCCGGAATACCTGCCAAAAAACATCTCCTCCGACCGCATTTATTTCGCGTGCTGCCTTGATTTTACGTCAAGGCGCCGCTATACTTTTTTTTGCAGGTGAAGAAAGTCTGTTCCGCTACGACAAAACCCTCTTTACTACGGAAAGGAGTGCAGCATGCCGATCTCGCCGGCCACTTCCTTGAATCCCGTACCGTATCCCGAAGAACACCACGAATCGTTTAAACCTTTGCGCAGACGCGTTCTCATCGTGGAAGACGAGGAGGGAGCGCTGAAGCTTCTCGAACGCCGGTTCCGCAAAATGGGCTTCGACGTTGCCGCGGCCCAGGACGGCCTGGATGCGCTTGATCAGGCGCGCCGCAAAGAATCGGACCTGATCATTCTCGACCTGGTGCTCCCGAAACTCTCGGGCGAGGAAGTCTGCAAGGCCATACGCGAAGACGACGACCGGCACATTTCCGGCATTCCCATCATCATGCTGACAGGGAAAGATACGGTCGCCGACCGCATCGTCGGCAAGGTGATCGGCGCCAACGCGTATTTGACTAAGCCTTTTGACTTCGATGATCTCATGGACAAGGTCATCGAGCTTTCAATCCCTGAGTGACGCGGCTCGCCGCGCTTTGAAAAGGGTGTGCAAAAAAAGTTTCCATAGTCCCATGATGTCCCTCGAATCCCGCGCCGCCGCATCCAAAGCCAACGTCTCCCTCATTCTCATCCTGTCCCTGGGCCTCACTTTGTCCGCCGGGATTTTTATCTTGTCCCGTCAGCTGGAAGACAAGGCTTTCCGCGCCACGTTCGAACTGCAGTCTCAGGAGAGGATCTCGATTTTAGAAAGCGACCTGCAGGCCATGTTCAGCCTCGTGCGCGCATTGAAAGCATTTTACGACGGCTCTCAGCGCGTCGAACGCGGAGAATTCCGGCAATTTTCCGAGGCCTTGCTTGAAGGCCACAGCATGATTCAGGCCGTGGAATGGATCCCGCGCGTGCCGCAGGCCTGGCGCAGAGTCTATGAGGAGTCCGCGCGCGAACAGGGGTATGCGGACTTCCAGTTCCTCGACCTCTTGCCTTCCGGCGGCAAGGCGGCCGCGCCGGAGAGATCCGAATATTACCCGGTTTATTTTGCGGAACCCGAAGCCAAGAACCGGACGGTGCTGGGCTCCGATGAATCGCAAATGCCGCGCCGTTTCGCTACGATGGAACAAAGCCGTGATGCCGCGGCCATTCGCATGACGCCGCCTTTAAGCCTTTGGCGGCTGAAGGAAAAAAATCAGACGGCCCTGATCGCCTATGCGTCCGTTTATCAAAAGGGAAAATGGGAGGAAAGCGCGGAGGCTTACGCGGCCCATTTGGCGGGCTTTGTCACGGGCGTTTTCAAAGTGAACGATCTTGTTTCCGAAGCCACGGGTTTTTTTGATTCCGTTGGCATCGATTTCTACATTGACGACGTGACCGATTCCGCGCATCCGGAGCTTGTCT contains:
- a CDS encoding response regulator, with translation MPISPATSLNPVPYPEEHHESFKPLRRRVLIVEDEEGALKLLERRFRKMGFDVAAAQDGLDALDQARRKESDLIILDLVLPKLSGEEVCKAIREDDDRHISGIPIIMLTGKDTVADRIVGKVIGANAYLTKPFDFDDLMDKVIELSIPE